The nucleotide sequence GAGAAGCAGTACCCTGTTGTGCAAAACTGTTTGAAAAACTTGCCAAAGCGGCTGCTAATATTATTTTTTTAATCATTTGATACAATGTGTTGATGCAACAAAAATAAACTTTCTAATAAAAAGTTTGGATTGGCAAAGATGCTATTTTTTAAACGGTTTACCAAAAATTCAGAATTTCCGCCTGTTAAAATTACTGTTAAATTCTCGTCCTGATGTTTAAAATGATCAATAAAAGCTTCAATCTCAGCAATAACACCGTTTAAAACACCCGATTGAATAGATGCCGAAGTGGAATTTCCGACAAAAGAATGCAGCTCTGAAATCTTTTCTAAAGGCAGATTTGCGGTGTAATCGTGCAAACTTTTATAGCGTAAACCTATTCCCGGAGAAATAGCCCCGCCGTGGTATTGGTCCTGATTGTTGATAAAATCATAAGTAAGGCAAGTTCCGGCATCAATAATCAACCTGTTTTGATCGGGATATTTTAATGTAGCACCGGCTACTAAAACAATTCTGTCGATACCTAAAGTAGTGGGTGTGGCGTATAAATTTTTAAAGGGAATGGGCGATTCGTGCGTTACAATAATTAAATTGCCCAGTTTTTTGAGGTTTTCAATAACTTCGGAAGGTAAATTTCCAACAGAAGAAAGGATAATATCAACACAATTTTCTATTCCTTGAATTTGTTTGGATATATTTTTTACTAATTTTTCGTTGTTGGTAATAACCAATTGTTGCAATGTACTGTTTTCATACACAGCTACTTTGGTTCTGGTGTTGCCAACGTCAATACAAATAATCATAATTTATTAGGCATATAGCAACAAAGGTAGTTAAATTTTTTTTTGAAAAAGTTAGGAAAAGTTTAAAAAAAGCTTCTATATTTGCAATCGCTTTTGAGAGGTTGTTTACCTCACAAAAAGGTACCTTAGCTCAGTTGGTAGAGCAACGGACTGAAAATCCGTGTGTCCCTGGTTCGATTCCTGGAGGTACCACAAAAAAAGAAAGAGTTTAATAACTCGGTACCTTAGCTCAGTTGGTAGAGCAACGGACTGAAAATCCGTGTGTCCCTGGTTCGATTCCTGGAGGTACCACAAAAAAAGAAAGAGTTTAATAACTCGGTACCTTAGCTCAGTTGGTAGAGCAACGGACTGAAAATCCGTGTGTCCCTGGTTCGATTCCTGGAGGTACCACAAAAACCGTTTCAATCTTTGAGACGGTTTTTTTTGTAATATGCCTTACTTTTTACTGAACGGGGTGGTCTTTTCATTACAACCTTTTTGCTTATACCTAACAAAAAGGATTTTTTTTGGTTTCAAAATATAGCAGAACTTGCTAAAAGTAATCCCTTTTATAAATAGCTGTTAAATGTAAAAATTACTGTTCTAAAAAATAGGAGATAATGTGGATATTATTGTTATTTATTCAGTAATCATTTTTTTTTATTATATTTACAGTATAAGTAACTGAAAAATATTGTTTTATGAAGAAAATAATTACTTTTTTTGTTTTTTGCTTTACTTCTATAATGTTTTGCCAAACGCAATATCTGGATACCAATTTTGGAAATCAAGGAAGTGTTTCAGAAATTTTTACAGGAAAACAATCACGTCCAGAAGAGATTATTTATCTTGATGATGGTAAGTTTCTCATATTATCGTTCAGATATGATTTTTTTGCTGGAATGTGGTCTAATTTTGATTTTTATCTTTCAAGATATCATGCTAACGGAAAAATTGATACATCGTTTGGAACGAATGGTTTTTTGGTTTATTCATCTCCAAGTACTTCCCAAAGAGCTCCGCTTCTAAATATGTTTAAATTGAACGATGGTAAAATTATGGTGCATTGTTATCATGACAATAGTACCAGATTAATACGATTTTCAAGTACAGGTGTAATTGATAGTAGTTTTGGAAAAAATGGTGAAGTAAATCTTTCAACAGGTGAGCATTATAAAATAGTTCAAACAGCGAACAATAAGTTTCTTTTGTTAGGACAGTATTATGATGGTTATAACAATATGTATCAATTTGCCCGATTAAATACAAATGGTACTTTTGATACAACTTTTGGTACAAACGGTACAAAAATAGTTGACCTAACAGCATACCGATTTGATTTAATATCCGATATAGCATATACTACCGATGATAAAATAATTACTATTGGTATGTCATATGATAGTTCAACAACAACTAAAGGGGTTATTGCACGATTTACTTCATTAGGAGTTTTAGATACGAGTTTTGGGACAAACGGTTTGGTAACATTAGATGTGAATACACCAGGAAATAATGCACTTTTAAAAAATGTTGCGATACAGCAAAATAATGGGACGATTGTAATTTGTGGTGATGCAATGTCACCTGGTGGCACAGGTGGTTTTTATGGAGCACAACCTTTTTTAGCAAAGTTAAATAAGAACGGAACAATGGTGAAACAGTTTGGAACAAATGGTATAAAATATTATAATACAATTTTTCAGGCAAACGATTCGTTTACAGGTATAAATTTCCATAACAATACCATTTTAATATCGGGTACGGCATCAAAGCCTTTTCCATATATGCAAACCTTTTATTACTTACGGTTGGTTAATAGTGATGGCAGTGATGTGGTTAATTTTGGTAATAATGGTACTATGTTATTAAATTTAGGTACAACAACTCCTGATGTTGTAAATCATTTCAATAAAACACTTATTGTAGATAATCAAATTTATGGTTTAGGTATGAGTACTTACATAAAAGGATTAGATTATGCTACTACATTTTTTAAACTAAAAAAGGAAACTTTAAGTAACAACGAGCAATTAGCCCAACAATTTAATATGTACCCTAATCCTACAACCAATATAGTAAACATAACTAATAGTGAAAGCTTAATGGTTAAAAAAGTTATTGTTTACGATATAGCAGGTAAACAATTGAGTACTCATATATTTAACAATGAACCAAACATACAACTAAACATAGAAAATTTAGCAAGTGGCAACTATTTGTTGCATTTGCATACCAGCCAAGGTGTTGCGGTTAAAAAGTTGATTAAATTGTAATATTTCAGATCGAAAAAGAAATGAATTTTCTTTTTTTTAAGTTGTTTCAAGTTCGTAATTTATTGAATCTGTGAAATTGTTTTAAATTATGATTTATCTAAGTCAAAAGAAAATAGCTTAGGATCTATAGTTTGATAAAACAAAAAAATCGGTTATGAAACCGATTTTTTTGTTTTATTCAGAATAACTGAAAGTATAATATAAAAAGCTATAATTACCGGAATAGCTTCAAATCTAAAAAATAAGAGCAACAATGCACAAATACCTAAAAATAGTAGCGTGATTTTGTTATCACTTAAATTTTTATTTTTTGTTTTTAATGAAAACAACGGGATTTCGGCATTCATTATAAAAGCACTGAATAAACTAATGCCTACTAATACATACGGATTGCTGAAAACTGTTAATACCGGATCACTTGAAGTAGTGCTGGTAATCATTGGAATGCTTAAAATAAACAAGGCGTTGGCAGGTGTGGGCAAACCAATAAAACTATCGCTTTGGCGGGTGTCGATATTAAATTTTGCCAAACGCATACAAGATCCCAAGGTAATGATAAACCCAATAAACGGAACCAGTTTCATATAAAAGGTATCATCGGTAATAGTGTAAATTTCGTTATTTTCTTGGATATGTGCCAGCATTTGATACATTACAACACCAGGAACCACGCCCGATGTTACCATATCTGCCAACGAATCTAACTGCACACCCAACGGGCTGGATACCTTTAAAACGCGTGCCGCAAATCCGTCCCAAAAATCTAAGAAAATTCCCATACAAACCCACAAAAAAGCCATTTGCAGGTTGTCGTCAAAAGCGTAAACCAATGCAATTAAACCCGATAATAAATTTAAAAGTGTAATTGCATTAGGAAGGTGTTTTTTTATTGTCATCAATTTTATATTTTTATTGGACTCAAAATTAGTTAAAATTATGCACTTTAGTGCGTTAACTTTCAGTTTATAAAAATTTTACTAACTACAAATTACACAGGTCAGAAGGATTTTTTTTAACCTGTGAGAATCTATGTAGTTTGGTTAAAATAATTAAAACTATAGGCTTTCAGCTCCTAGTGACTTATTTTGAAATTGAATATTCTATTACTTGAAAATTGTCTGAAGAATCATGTATTTTTATAGGGAAATTATTTTCGTTGTAAGTCATTTTATAATTCCTAACATCCTTAATTTGGGTACAATTATTATTATAGTTTAAAAAAGTCTCTCCTAGTAGGAAACTTCTTAAAAAATACACAAAAATCCACTGATCATTATTTACATTTTTAAACATTCCGTTTTTTGAATCGTATGTCATTTCTATATGTACATCACTAATTTTACTGATATTGCTATTATGGTCGTAAGAGCAACTTGTTTTTGATCCCATATTATTAGAGCCATTTACAAAATACTTATTAGAATCAATTGTAATAGTATCCTGTACTTGTCTTATATTATCTGGGTAATCAAGATGAAGGCTACTTTCTTCAATAAAAACTTTATTTCCAGAATAAGAAATGTCGTAGTTAGCTTTATAACGTGCATTTTCGATTAAATTAACATTTACTAACAATTCGTTGTTATATGCAAATAGTATCGAAATATTTCTTTTATTTGTATGAATTTCAATGTTTGTAATTCTATTTTTAGTGTCATAATCATAACTTATTAATCCACTTTCACCTGAATTAGTATAAGTTACATTTAAAGGCACGATCCCATCAAGAGTATTGGCTTGTACATTATTGTCATCATTACAACCTAGAATGCTTATCATTCCTAAAAATACAAAGAGAAATAGTTTTTTTTTCATTGGGATTTTTTATCCAAATATAAAATAAATTCGAAATCAAATATAAAAGAATTTAAATTTTTATTACAAAGAGTTTGGATACATAATAACTCTAATTAAATGTAAGAACAGTTTATGAAATAAATATAAAACCAATAAAAACACCTAACAGGTGTTTTTTTCATTAGATAGATTTTTATGTAAATAATAAATATTATATTTAGCCGTTTAATCATAAGAATTAAACAAAACTAAAATATGCCAAGCAATTATATAAAACACAATAAAATTTCAATGTAACAAAATATATTTGATCATTAATTGTTAACAAATGTGATTAAGTGTTATGACTTATATATTGTAAAATTTTGTAATCTTTGTAAAAAATAATTACGTGAAAAAACGTTTATATATCGTGCCGTTGCTTTTATGCACCGCTTTAATGCAGGCACAAACAGCAAGAAAATATTCTAATGAGTTTTTAAACATTGGGGTAGATGCCGCTGCTTTTGGTATGGCAAACAGTGTTATTGCGCAAACAGGCGATGTAAATTCGGGTTATTGGAATCCGGCGGGGTTGGTTCATTTGCAAGATAAACAAATCAGTTTAATGCACGCAAGTTATTTTGCAAACATTGCACAATATGATTATGCTGCTTTTGCTATGCCGATTGATGAGAAAAGCGCATTGGCGGTTTCTGCCATTCGTTTTGGAGTAGATGATATTATGAATACTACCGAATTGATTGATCAAAACGGAAATATCGATTACAATAGAATTTCATTATTCTCTGCTGCCGATTACGCTTTTAATATAT is from Flavobacterium dauae and encodes:
- a CDS encoding type III pantothenate kinase, with the translated sequence MIICIDVGNTRTKVAVYENSTLQQLVITNNEKLVKNISKQIQGIENCVDIILSSVGNLPSEVIENLKKLGNLIIVTHESPIPFKNLYATPTTLGIDRIVLVAGATLKYPDQNRLIIDAGTCLTYDFINNQDQYHGGAISPGIGLRYKSLHDYTANLPLEKISELHSFVGNSTSASIQSGVLNGVIAEIEAFIDHFKHQDENLTVILTGGNSEFLVNRLKNSIFANPNFLLESLFLLHQHIVSND
- a CDS encoding T9SS type A sorting domain-containing protein, with protein sequence MKKIITFFVFCFTSIMFCQTQYLDTNFGNQGSVSEIFTGKQSRPEEIIYLDDGKFLILSFRYDFFAGMWSNFDFYLSRYHANGKIDTSFGTNGFLVYSSPSTSQRAPLLNMFKLNDGKIMVHCYHDNSTRLIRFSSTGVIDSSFGKNGEVNLSTGEHYKIVQTANNKFLLLGQYYDGYNNMYQFARLNTNGTFDTTFGTNGTKIVDLTAYRFDLISDIAYTTDDKIITIGMSYDSSTTTKGVIARFTSLGVLDTSFGTNGLVTLDVNTPGNNALLKNVAIQQNNGTIVICGDAMSPGGTGGFYGAQPFLAKLNKNGTMVKQFGTNGIKYYNTIFQANDSFTGINFHNNTILISGTASKPFPYMQTFYYLRLVNSDGSDVVNFGNNGTMLLNLGTTTPDVVNHFNKTLIVDNQIYGLGMSTYIKGLDYATTFFKLKKETLSNNEQLAQQFNMYPNPTTNIVNITNSESLMVKKVIVYDIAGKQLSTHIFNNEPNIQLNIENLASGNYLLHLHTSQGVAVKKLIKL
- a CDS encoding CDP-alcohol phosphatidyltransferase family protein → MKKHLPNAITLLNLLSGLIALVYAFDDNLQMAFLWVCMGIFLDFWDGFAARVLKVSSPLGVQLDSLADMVTSGVVPGVVMYQMLAHIQENNEIYTITDDTFYMKLVPFIGFIITLGSCMRLAKFNIDTRQSDSFIGLPTPANALFILSIPMITSTTSSDPVLTVFSNPYVLVGISLFSAFIMNAEIPLFSLKTKNKNLSDNKITLLFLGICALLLLFFRFEAIPVIIAFYIILSVILNKTKKSVS